The Hydra vulgaris chromosome 11, alternate assembly HydraT2T_AEP genome contains a region encoding:
- the LOC100202793 gene encoding uncharacterized protein LOC100202793: MTFSQRFVIILFIISLPQEVSLLRKGCGKTALHFQKSLQKRSKYHVITDLDEVFKGIRRSVDDDCENQGKDERFILESSVGAVSSNKRMPESILNEINEKSKNALSSFTSKRAGILPTSDILSNEIKSNNTDTKRLLTRRLISVSAFLKDNKHVPENDSLFNKISLTESNKETIITGGDNNKVVAPHRSSSDVVSPSLTGNEMHLDHMINNVETADVNNNKKQMDSLNPVFNDNDPNDKRTSTRKPNLKTLKNSPLWSLSKLIDDVSLLTANKKTDRLVSTADSSKAVEEKNKLKINFAEASEPNLHKTAEKKSVSKDKKVDNLIDRVLSSTKYSSSKDNVKVVTDNVKTANTKTANITSSEKVKNVTGEKTNITTVTTQQPKEAPDPYAEIAAGPDRPKIPVLKTDDPSSDLAPMKMETMKNFKPLSGQHDVGGLLDSLTDKLNAGGGDVAPEQPLTLPQDMSNPYGDDASLTKDPQESPLIDKPVNPDIAPLKEDSLTQDPLPKLFSDKESALDQPQPISESRMEQAAAAVGLDKEVMEKLASTDESFSKALTDKDGAINKFGSMDLLKDPSKNDAQDMNDFGGADISPGPDPYSNPGGSDQGIPNDGDSTIGTEYGRRPSMNDIDNSELVNGGGAGVTSIPEQGMKEGFGQEVGYDQMGLHGYEQNEELTGNTRTHTNRDDSYLNAALGAMGVAEGGAYVRHAIPRWDMPYEDNRENSFSNSYNTHMFKKNIILRPKRDKYVSPFYDRESFDNDW; encoded by the exons ttCCACAGGAGGTTTCACTGCTCAGAAAAG gttgTGGAAAAACGGCccttcattttcaaaaatctctGCAAAAAAGATCTAAGTATCATGTTATAACAGATCTTGACGAAGTGTTTAAAGGAATAAGACGCTCTGTTGATGATGATTGTGAAAATCAAGGAAAAGACGAGCGTTTTATTCTAGAATCCTCTGTAGGTGCAGTATCTTCTAATAAACGCATGCCAGAATCGATACTTAACGAGATtaatgaaaaaagcaaaaatgcgTTGTCTTCGTTTACTTCAAAAAGAGCGGGTATATTACCAACTTCTGATATCCTATCTAATGagataaagtcaaataatacaGATACAAAAAGACTATTGACAAGAAGATTAATTTCGGTAAGTGCTTTCTTAAAAGACAATAAACATGTACCGGAAAACGATTCTTTGTTTAATAAGATTTCATTAACCGAGTCTAATAAAGAAACTATAATTACGGGTGGCGATAACAATAAAGTTGTTGCTCCACATCGCAGCTCTTCTGATGTAGTATCACCAAGTTTAACTGGAAATGAAATGCACTTAGATCATATGATTAATAACGTAGAAACTGCAGACGtgaataacaacaaaaaacaaatggaTTCATTGAATCCTGTTTTCAACGATAATGATCCAAATGATAAAAGAACTTCAACTAGAAAACCAAACCTAAAGACTCTGAAAAACTCCCCGCTTTGGAGTTTGTCTAAATTAATAGATGACGTCAGTCTTTTAACAGCAAACAAAAAGACAGACCGTTTGGTTTCGACTGCTGATTCATCAAAAGCTGTGGaggaaaaaaacaaacttaaaataaattttgctgaAGCTTCAGAACCTAACTTACATAAAACAGctgaaaaaaaatctgtttccAAAGACAAAAAGGttgataatttaattgataGAGTTTTGTCGTCTACTAAATACTCATCAAGTAAAGATAATGTAAAAGTTGTTACTGATAATGTAAAAACAGCAAACACGAAAACTGCCAATATTACATCATCTGAAAAAGTCAAAAACGTAACCggtgaaaaaacaaatataactaCCGTAACCACACAACAACCAAAGGAAGCTCCGGATCCTTATGCAGAAATTGCGGCTGGACCAGATCGTCCAAAGATTCCAGTACTGAAAACTGACGATCCTTCTTCTGACCTAGCCCCGATGAAGATGGAAactatgaaaaactttaaacctCTTAGTGGTCAGCATGACGTAGGAGGATTACTAGATAGTCTTACTGATAAACTAAACGCTGGgg gtggTGATGTTGCACCAGAACAGCCATTAACATTGCCTCAAGATATGAGTAATCCATATGGTGATGATGCAAGTTTGACAAAAGATCCACAAGAGTCTCCACTAATTGATAAACCGGTTAATCCTGATATTGCACCTTTAAAAGAGGATTCATTGACACAAGATCCGCTTCctaaattattttctgataaAGAAAGCGCATTAGATCAACCACAACCTATTTCAGAATCTAGAATGGAACAAGCTGCAGCTGCTGTAGGTCTTGATAAGGAAGTAATGGAAAAGTTAGCGTCAACTGatgaaagtttttcaaaagcaCTTACAGATAAAGATGGggcaataaataaatttggttCAATGGACCTTCTTAAAGATCCATCAAAAAATGATGCTCAGGATATGAACGATTTTGGAGGAGCTGATATATCACCAGGACCCGATCCTTATTCAAATCCTGGAGGATCTGACCAAGGCATTCCTAACGATGGAGATTCTACAATAGGTACAGAGTATGGTAGACGTCCAAGCATGAATGATATTGATAATTCTGAACTAGTTAATGGTGGTGGAGCTGGAGTTACAAGTATACCTGAGCAAGGCATGAAAGAAGGTTTTGGTCAAGAGGTTGGGTACGATCAAATGGGATTACATGGTTATGAACAAAATGAAGAATTAACAGGTAATACTCGTACGCATACTAACAGAGATGATTCTTACCTTAATGCTGCATTAGGTGCGATGGGAGTTGCAGAAGGAGGGGCTTATGTACGTCATGCTATTCCTCGATGGGATATGCCGTATGAAGATAATAGAGAAAACTCTTTTAGCAACAGTTACAATACccacatgtttaaaaaaaacattatacttAGACCAAAACGAGATAAGTACGTTTCACCCTTCTATGATCGAGAATCATTTGATAACGATTGgtga